A window of Carassius gibelio isolate Cgi1373 ecotype wild population from Czech Republic chromosome A3, carGib1.2-hapl.c, whole genome shotgun sequence genomic DNA:
acaacaaaacaaaatcttCCCCTAAACATTGTGTAATAATAAACCCATACACATGCACTCATCTGTTTTGAGTTTCTGCTGCACTTCTCCAAGCCTGTTCTGTGTATTTTGAGTCTTTTATGTTGTGACAATGCTCAGAAATACACCTGTAGCTTGTGTCCCAGACTGTTCTGGGTCTCCTCGTGCAGAAGTAGCGGAGTTGAAGTGTGAATTAGCTCATTCAGACAGAAACAGAGATGCATTTATCTCTCCGTCTGCTCTAGTGGAATGACAGGTCACTTCTTCCATTAAATGACTCTTGAAGAACGAGCGTTTGACAGTAGCTCTGAGTTTCTGCGGCGCTGGCTTGGTGGGAGATGTTCGTTTTGGATTCATTTGGACAGAGTGTTTTATGGCTTTATTCCCCACGGCCTCAGCGCacacttgtgtgtttgtgctactTGAAGTTGCAAAAAGATAGATAGTATGCAGTCATTTAGTTGCTGCTTTTCTTCAAAGAGACTTTCAGAAAACTTATTTCAGGTTCAGTCCTCCTGCAATAACCTTGAGGATTTAAGAGCTTTGCATGAGGACATACCGTATATAGTGATAGTTCATGGTTTAATAACAGGGCTCAgatagatatagacagacaggTATTATATATATAGGATCAttaatattgttgtgttactttttcaGGTTTCATCTTTATCTCCACATCACTGGAATGTTTTAAATGATtactatttgtattattataaatacaaatcATTATTATCGTATAATATCatcttattttaattcaattgtatgatgtattattttaatgttaatttcacgATGAGtactttttataatattacaaatataatattataatttgttttatttaactattattcaattattattgttgtttttttcttgtcaCTGCAATATTTAGCAATCATTCCAATCATATGAGCGAcactttgaaataaaatttattatttttaataatggccCCAAAATTTTTTACACAACATGAATTATTTTtcaatgttattgttgttgttctagttttcattttttgttcgtaataataataataataataataataataatggttgtaattatgttatttaaattattttatcatgGTCATGGTTTATTATagttcttttattatttaatattgttatttttattattgttgttttcttGTCACTGCAATATTTATCAATTTGGTGTAGAAAAGGGGGCCGATAGGGGGCGTAGTTGCTTCAGAgccccccctctctctccctgATCCTGAAGGAGGTGTCGGGGAatctcctgcaaaaaaaaaaaaaaaaaaacaaaaatcccgGGGCCGCTGTATTACGTCACAGGGCCGCGCGTGTATATATCGGAGGCCCGCGTGAGAGAGGCATTCCCAGAGTTTTGGCTCGCGCTGACGCGTCGCGTGCGGGACTTTAACGCGTGATGCTGCTCACGTCTCCGACGCATTTAACCACCAGCAGGACCGTCAGCCGCAGGAAACCGTACGACTGAAATGGAGGGATCCAGCGTCTGAGCGCTTTCGATTCGCATCGGATAAAGTTGAGTTTGTGTGATTCTCCCCCTTTTTTCTGCCTCACGATGGACCTCCCGCAGTGTTTGGTGTCCGTGTACCTGTTGCTGGTGTCCCTCGCTCAGTGTCAGCACTATTACCTCCTCAGACCCATGCCAAGTGACACTTTACCCCTGCTGGAGCTCAAGGAGGACCCCGACCCCATCTACGACCCGCGGGGGGAGGACATAAACGAGACCGAGCTGAGAAGCGCGCTCGGGGACTTTGACAGCCGCTTCCTGTCCGTCAGCCCTCCTCAGGACCGCTACACGGGCAACGAGGACCGGGACGAGCTGGACCTCCAGCAGCAGCACCCCACCGGGCTGATGCCCAAAGACATCAAGAACCTGTATCTGGACGTGCAGTGGGGCAAGAAGCGCAACGCCAGCAATAAGCTGAAGCGCAGGCTGCAGATGTGGCTGTGGTCCTACTCGTTCTGCCCGGTGCTGTACGCGTGGAACGACCTCGGCGCGCGCTTCTGGCCGCGCTTCGTGCGCGCGGGGAGCTGCTACAGCAAGCGCTCGTGCTCGGTGCCGGAGGGGATGGCGTGCAAACCGGCCAAATCCACGCACATCACGCTGCTGCGGTGGAGGTGCGTGCAGAGGCGAGGCGCGCTCAAGTGCGCGTGGATACCGGTGCAGTATCCCATCATAACAGAGTGCAAATGCTCGTGCGCGAACTGACCAATCACAAATGGAACTCAAAACTTCGATCAAATGCTAATTTCtggaaaaaggaaaaaagtacACAGACTAATAAGAACTGTCTTATTTCTGGACATTAACTGCAGCTGATGCTGATTGTGGAAAACTATTACTGTACACAGTTTGATCTGATACATATTTctagattttagttttaaaaactctTGAAACATTGattgaattgaaatgaaatttAATCTCATACATATCTCTGGAAGTTacgaaaaaatgttttattttgtattttggtaATACTTTGTTAACTTTAAGTCATTAACAAAAGTAATGCTGAAGAGGTCAATAagtatactctctctctcacacacacacacacacacacacacacacatatatatatatatatatatatatatatatatacaacttttCAGAAACTGTTTGAATGTACAGGTGATTTGATGaacattatgtattataatatgattaataatacgtaatatgcattatgtattataataatgtCCGTTGCTGTTCatattaagttattataaagtgttgcgttttattttttatgcactaTCATGTGTAAGAATGTATTGTATGTATATGTTGTGCCATCATATAATGATCTAGCTTCTTGTAAAAAGCCAGTGTTATGTGTATTATCCAGAGTCTACTGTATTTGTGGAAAATATTGGTTAACGTTGTATTTATATTGCAGAGAGCGGTCCATGGAGCCGTTTGAGATGTTTTATAAGGTTTTCTATGATGATGTGATGACCTTTAAATCTATTCTGGATCGTTAACGTCCTGCAGCTGTGACAGCTGCTTCATGTTGAAGATTTGTCCTGTAAATTAAGATGAACTgttatttattctttatattcAGATAATAAAATATCAGTGAAAACCACAAGGAATGGCATGCTAAACTTTTGTTtgctaagtgttttttttttttttttttttttttttttgattgcctgTGAAGAAACTTCAAAGAGACTCTCCTAATTTACCATGAAACTGTCTCACCTGGTTtaaggacatatatatatatatatatatatatatatatatatatatatatatatatatatatatatatatatatatatatatatatatataaaatatgctttaaaaaaaactgttttcacaattaacagatttattaaaatttactgaaaatatgaatattaaaataaaatcaaatagatgcAAATGGTTAATAACAAACAacgctgaataataataataataattgattgtgGAAATCTaaccatttatttaattcatgtatgactaaaaaaaatatgcattgcattaagtttattagttaatgtaaaaataaaaataataataataataataataataatatatagatgGAAATTTTATGTGCAACTCAAAATGTAGGCcaaattatgttttgtgtttatataaGGGTACAGTATATATCCTCATGTATATCCGCATTCAAAGACCTGGATCATACGTTTGCTAATGACTTAATAATGAAAGTTATTATGAAGTGTTAGCAGAGATTGTGTGATGTGTGTTTCAGTAGCTGTCCCGTCTAAAGTAGATTAACCATATTTTATGCATCAATTAATTCAAACAATTCTGAACATTCACAGGCCGGGAGCCTGGATTTGTTAATTTGCTCACTTGGTGTCGTTAAATCCTTTCTGGATGTGTTTTCTGCCGGCTAACTGGGCTAAAGGTGTGCCAATGCAGTTTATGACAAACACGTAATGTGGAGCCTTATGGAGAGGCCGTCTAAACCTTCTCACGTCACGGGTGTTAACAGAGCTGACGGCTCGCACTAATGAGTGCATCAGTTCGCAGTTTGTAAAAACCGCAGCTTATCTAAAGTGAAAATGGTTCTTTATCTCCATCTCAAGTGGTTTGTTTCCAAGCTTTTTATTGTGGGGTGGAGATGCATGATGATTCTCATTGAAAACCTGTTAACATCTCCTGTAACATCCTGAAGAGATAAAGCGCAAGGGCAGGAACAGCTGGAGAGCATCTCTCTCTCATGTGGCCCGGCCCGACTGCCACCCGTCCATTTGTGGCCCCACAGGAGGGTCGGCCTCCCTCCGAGAGCACGGAGCCAGTCTAACAGAGTAAACCCTGCCAAACAGCCCTCATAAAGAGCATCAAATACAGCTCTGTTTACCCCTGCAGAACAGCGCTTTATACAAACACGCCGCTGATTAGGACAACGTTACGCTCGCTCGGGCAAACTAATCACACTGGGCTTGGTTTAAATGAATGTGTCCTGGCCAAAGGGTACGGAGGGCCTCAGGTCTGGAGGTTTCAGACCAAAATAAAGTTTCTTCATCATATGTTGGATGTATAGGGTTTCTTTTGAGCTTCTGTATAGTTCTTGTGGAGATTTATGGAATTATATTTGCTTCCAAAACAATTTACGCAAATTTATAAAACTTAACATCgttttttcagaaactatcaaaaatatggcattacaaaataagaaaaaaaaactcaatgaaaatgaaagaaatgaactCAGTCGCATAAATTTAACAgtctcttcaaatatgcttcgtatatgccacagatttcgcttacacttcgcagtttttcgtttggtgttttgacacaaacctctcgtgggggcggggttaacagtgatctactctgattggatagtgagcttttgatggacaggtgctctctgacaaGGAAGTAGAGACATCATTCAGTGGcgcgcatattggaaagctcttgctgtgatttgtatgcaatacgTCGTGCTTTGTATTACTATATATGTAAATAATCtttgaccttcgatcgtctcagtctgtaaagatgatcTCTCAGGAGACACGGAGCGGCATCGTCTTCCTCCTCcacttgtccttcaaggcagcttgaagtaagcttgtgttattGAAGTAACATCGATACAAGTTTTATTCATGTTACAGTGTGCAACAGTTTGTTGCGAgttattattgtcattcacaAGGAGGAAGATGATGCCGCTCCGTGTCATTCCAGTATGCGCGCCACTGAATGAATTTAGAATTTTCTGAAATTTATTCATCAatcaagttttatatatatatatatatttttatatatatatatatatatttatatatatatatatatatatatatatatatatatatatatatatatatatatatatatatatatatataataccttaAATTAACGATAAAAACAGGCCCAAATGATTCCATGAGACTCTAAAATGTCAGATTTCAATGTCATTTGCAGtttccatttttaatttatttgattagttattatttatatttatattattttttatgtatttagctttattttttttattccagattgtttcagtaatttaagtacttcaatttaaactaaatttctGTTATTGCCACACTGCGATtttaacggtaaaaaaaaaaaaaactatgaaaatgcTGCAGTACAACAGTATTGTAACAGTAATTTCCCGTAAAATGTACAGGGAAAATTTTAAACTGACTTTGCCGGATttctctgcgttgcatttcaaattttgtttgaatttgatgttttttctttgaaataactatgttttgtcttatttttttcttaactgTTTTGTTgattagggttgtatgttacatataatgttgttaaatgaatgttattgcttattttttagtttaatgagtctcaccatgatggtatttagtgtttgtgtgaatgacactgtgcaccttctatgtatCTTATTATTCAAACgttgcttgtgatgggctttgtttcaccaTGTGATTTTCTCATCACTACCTGCTTTTAGTATTACAcatgtacaaaacagatttcagtacttcaataagttagtattttaacattttaacagttAATAAAATTACGGTATTAAACTCTAAATTTAAGGTAAAATCGTAAAACCTATAATATTGTTACCGTATTTTTTATGGTAGAAATCTGGCTACCACAGCtgccgttttttttttaccttatattttacagattttattatttattcatttttttacagtgcaattaaggcaacatttttaatatttgcttttaagttttttaatttaatattttacttatttaagctttattttaattactgaaaaacatgtttcaagagtttttagtttaaaaataccCACAAATGGTCTG
This region includes:
- the LOC127941809 gene encoding noggin-1-like; its protein translation is MDLPQCLVSVYLLLVSLAQCQHYYLLRPMPSDTLPLLELKEDPDPIYDPRGEDINETELRSALGDFDSRFLSVSPPQDRYTGNEDRDELDLQQQHPTGLMPKDIKNLYLDVQWGKKRNASNKLKRRLQMWLWSYSFCPVLYAWNDLGARFWPRFVRAGSCYSKRSCSVPEGMACKPAKSTHITLLRWRCVQRRGALKCAWIPVQYPIITECKCSCAN